A single region of the Brassica rapa cultivar Chiifu-401-42 chromosome A03, CAAS_Brap_v3.01, whole genome shotgun sequence genome encodes:
- the LOC103856274 gene encoding 5-methyltetrahydropteroyltriglutamate--homocysteine methyltransferase 1, whose product MASHIVGYPRMGPKRELKFALESFWDKKSTAEDLQKVSADIRSGIWKQMSEAGTKYIPSNTFAHYDQVLDTTAMLGAVPPRYGYTGGEIGLDVYFSMARGNASVPAMEMTKWFDTNYHYIVPELGPEVNFSYASHKAVNEYKEAKALGVDTVPVLVGPVSYLLLSKAAKGVEKSFDLLSLLPKILPVYKEVITELKAAGATWIQLDEPVLVMDLEGHKLQAFTGAYAELESTLSGLNVLVETYFADIPAEAYKTLTSLKGVTAFGFDLVRGTKTLDLVKAGFPEGKYLFAGVVDGRNIWANDFAASLSTLEALEGVVGKDKLVVSTSCSLLHTAVDLVNETKLDDEIKSWMAFAAQKVVEVNALAKALAGQKDEALFSANAAALASRRSSPRVTNEGVQKAAAALKGSDHRRATNVSARLDAQQKKLNLPILPTTTIGSFPQTVELRRVRREYKAKKVSEEDYVKAMKEEIKKVVDLQEELDIDVLVHGEPERNDMVEYFGEQLSGFAFTANGWVQSYGSRCVKPPVIYGDVSRPKAMTVFWSAMAQSMTSRPMKGMLTGPVTILNWSFVRNDQPRHETCYQIALAIKDEVEDLEKGGIGVIQIDEAALREGLPLRKSEHAFYLDWAVHSFRITNCGVQDSTQIHTHMCYSHFNDIIHSIIDMDADVITIENSRSDEKLLSVFREGVKYGAGIGPGVYDIHSPRIPSSEEIADRVNKMLAVLEQNILWVNPDCGLKTRKYTEVKPALKNMVDAAKLIRSQLASAK is encoded by the exons atgGCGTCGCACATTGTTGGATATCCTCGTATGGGCCCCAAGAGAGAGCTCAAGTTTGCGTTGGAGTCATTCTGGGATAAGAAGAGCACTGCTGAGGATCTTCAGAAGGTGTCGGCTGATATCAGGTCGGGTATCTGGAAGCAGATGTCTGAGGCTGGGACTAAGTACATCCCAAGCAACACCTTTGCTCACTACGATCAGGTTCTTGATACCACCGCCATGCTCGGTGCTGTTCCACCTAGATACGGTTACACCGGTGGTGAGATTGGGTTGGATGTTTACTTCTCCATGGCTAGAGGAAATGCCTCTGTTCCCGCCATGGAGATGACCAAGTGGTTTGACACCAACTA CCACTACATCGTCCCTGAGTTGGGCCCTGAGGTTAACTTTTCTTACGCATCGCACAAGGCGGTGAATGAGTACAAGGAAGCTAAAGCA CTTGGTGTTGACACCGTCCCCGTACTTGTTGGCCCTGTCTCTTACTTGTTGCTCTCTAAGGCTGCCAAGGGTGTAGAGAAGTCATTTGACCTTCTTTCTCTTCTCCCCAAAATTCTCCCTGTCTACAA GGAAGTGATCACCGAGCTTAAAGCAGCTGGTGCCACCTGGATTCAGCTTGACGAGCCTGTCCTTGTCATGGATCTTGAGGGCCACAAACTCCAGGCCTTTACTGGAGCCTATGCTGAACTTGAATCAACTCTATCTGGTTTGAATGTTCTTGTGGAGACCTACTTCGCTGATATCCCTGCTGAAGCATACAAGACCCTTACTTCGTTGAAGGGTGTGACTGCCTTCGGATTTGACTTGGTTCGTGGCACAAAGACTCTTGATTTGGTCAAGGCCGGTTTTCCTGAGGGAAAGTACCTCTTCGCTGGTGTTGTTGATGGAAGGAACATCTGGGCTAATGACTTTGCTGCGTCTCTCAGCACCTTGGAGGCACTTGAGGGTGTTGTTGGAAAGG ATAAGCTTGTGGTTTCAACCTCCTGCTCTCTTCTCCACACCGCCGTCGATCTTGTCAACGAGACTAAGCTTGACGATGAAATCAAGTCATGGATGGCCTTTGCTGCCCAGAAGGTCGTTGAAGTGAACGCATTGGCCAAGGCTTTGGCTGGTCAGAAGGATGAG GCCCTTTTCTCTGCCAACGCTGCTGCTTTGGCTTCAAGGAGGTCTTCCCCAAGAGTCACCAACGAGGGTGTGCAGAAGGCT GCTGCTGCTTTGAAGGGCTCTGACCACCGTCGTGCTACCAATGTTAGTGCTAGACTTGATGCTCAGCAGAAGAAGCTCAACCTCCCAATCCTGCCAACCACCACCATTGGGTCTTTCCCACAGACCGTAGAGCTCAGGAGAGTTCGCAGAGAGTACAAGGCGAAGAA GGTTTCTGAGGAGGACTACGTTAAGGCCATGAAGGAGGAGATCAAGAAAGTTGTTGACCTCCAAGAGGAACTTGACATCGATGTTCTTGTCCACGGAGAGCCAGAG AGAAACGACATGGTTGAGTACTTCGGGGAGCAGTTGTCTGGTTTTGCATTCACTGCTAACGGATGGGTCCAATCTTATGGATCTCGCTGTGTGAAGCCACCAGTTATCTACGGTGATGTGAGCCGTCCCAAGGCAATGACTGTTTTCTGGTCCGCAATGGCTCAGAGCATGACCTCTCGCCCAATGAAGGGTATGCTTACCGGCCCTGTCACCATTCTCAACTGGTCCTTCGTCAGAAACGACCAGCCCAG GCACGAAACCTGTTACCAGATTGCTTTGGCCATCAAGGACGAAGTCGAGGACCTTGAGAAAGGTGGAATCGGTGTCATTCAGATCGATGAGGCTGCACTCAGAGAAGGACTACCACTCAGGAAATCTGAGCACGCTTTCTACTTGGATTGGGCTGTTCACTCCTTCAGAATCACCAACTGTGGCGTCCAAGACAGCACCCAGATCCACACTCACATGTGCTACTCCCACTTCAACGACATCATACACTCCATCATCGACATGGATGCTGATGTCATCACCATTGAGAACTCCCGATCTGATGAGAAGCTCCTCTCTGTGTTCCGTGAGGGCGTGAAGTACGGTGCTGGTATTGGTCCAGGTGTCTACGACATCCACTCCCCAAGAATACCATCTTCTGAGGAAATCGCAGACAGAGTCAACAAGATGCTTGCTGTCCTTGAGCAGAACATCCTTTGGGTTAACCCTGACTGTGGTCTCAAGACCCGTAAGTACACAGAGGTCAAGCCTGCCCTGAAGAACATGGTTGATGCGGCCAAACTCATCCGCTCCCAGCTCGCCAGTGCCAAGTGA
- the LOC103856275 gene encoding auxin-responsive protein SAUR19, with amino-acid sequence MAFVRNLLGAKKILGATTSKRATSSAPKGFLAVYVGESQKKRFVVPISYLSQPSFQALLSKSEEEFGFAHPMGGLTIPCPEDTFINVTSRLQ; translated from the coding sequence ATGGCTTTCGTAAGAAATCTATTGGGTGCCAAGAAGATTCTTGGAGCCACAACAAGCAAAAGGGCGACCTCATCGGCACCAAAAGGGTTTCTTGCGGTGTATGTAGGAGAGAGCCAGAAGAAGAGATTTGTGGTGCCAATCTCATACTTGAGCCAACCTTCGTTTCAAGCTCTTCTGAGCAAATCTGAAGAAGAATTTGGGTTCGCTCATCCAATGGGTGGCTTAACAATCCCTTGTCCTGAAGATACTTTCATCAACGTGACTTCTCGGCTTCAGTGA
- the LOC103856276 gene encoding auxin-responsive protein SAUR21, with translation MSLFRGLLSAKRIIGLSVAATSKSTVSAPKGFLAVYVGERQKKRFIVPVSYLSQPSFQALLSKSEEEFGYDHPMGGLTIPCPEDTFINVTSMLQ, from the coding sequence ATGTCTTTGTTTAGAGGTCTCTTGAGTGCAAAGAGGATTATTGGCCTCTCTGTAGCGGCTACAAGCAAAAGCACAGTTTCAGCGCCAAAGGGGTTTCTTGCGGTGTACGTTGGAGAGAGACAGAAGAAAAGATTTATAGTTCCAGTCTCATACTTGAGCCAGCCTTCTTTTCAAGCTCTCCTCAGTAAATCTGAGGAAGAATTTGGATATGACCATCCAATGGGTGGACTAACGATTCCTTGTCCTGAAGATACCTTCATCAACGTGACTTCTATGCTTCAATGA
- the LOC103856277 gene encoding auxin-responsive protein SAUR21, whose translation MALMRSLLGAKKILRAVTSKGETSATPKGFLAVYVGESQKKRYVVPISYLSQPSFQALLGKSEEEFGFDHPMGGLTIPCPEDTFVNVTSRFQ comes from the coding sequence ATGGCTTTGATGAGAAGTCTACTGGGTGCAAAGAAGATTCTTAGAGCGGTAACAAGCAAAGGGGAAACCTCTGCGACACCAAAAGGGTTTCTTGCGGTGTACGTAGGAGAGAGTCAGAAGAAGAGATATGTAGTGCCAATCTCATACCTGAGCCAACCTTCCTTTCAAGCTCTACTCGGTAAATCTGAAGAAGAGTTTGGGTTTGATCATCCAATGGGTGGACTAACGATTCCTTGTCCGGAAGATACATTTGTCAATGTGACTTCTCGGTTCCAGTGA